One Rhizobium sp. 9140 genomic region harbors:
- a CDS encoding cysteine hydrolase family protein, with translation MKDSHWIHLCIDMQRMFAEDTPWHVPWMRDVSPQVQEIARRHPQRTVFTRFVPPRRAEDMPGMWRSYYEKWDTMTVDKLGPDMIDLVPSLTALVPPARVFDKMTYSPWTTGQLHHVLAGEGVETLAISGGETDVCVLAAALGAIDLGYRVILLKDAVCSGADDTHDASLELLGDRFSVQLEIVLTEDFLARI, from the coding sequence ATGAAAGACAGTCACTGGATCCACTTGTGCATCGATATGCAGCGCATGTTCGCAGAAGACACGCCCTGGCATGTCCCATGGATGCGAGACGTCTCGCCTCAGGTCCAGGAAATTGCGAGACGTCATCCGCAGCGCACGGTGTTCACGCGGTTCGTGCCGCCCCGGCGGGCAGAGGATATGCCCGGCATGTGGCGAAGCTACTACGAGAAATGGGACACCATGACCGTGGACAAGCTAGGGCCGGACATGATCGACCTCGTTCCGTCGCTCACGGCCTTGGTCCCGCCTGCCCGGGTCTTTGACAAGATGACCTATTCCCCATGGACCACCGGCCAGCTTCACCACGTCCTGGCGGGGGAGGGCGTAGAGACACTCGCGATATCAGGCGGGGAGACGGACGTCTGTGTTCTAGCCGCAGCTCTAGGAGCTATAGACCTCGGCTATCGCGTCATCCTGCTGAAGGACGCCGTTTGCAGCGGCGCCGATGATACCCATGACGCCTCGCTCGAATTGTTAGGGGATCGGTTCTCCGTGCAGTTGGAAATTGTGTTGACGGAGGACTTTCTCGCCAGGATATGA
- a CDS encoding type II toxin-antitoxin system VapB family antitoxin has product MDDLVLNVYLGSLVDRIPKSLAGQIVCLRLFRDLNAHSPHSEAPFQKHYRTYLTHSQMNGRNFQKGRIPEALVSLNIKNPATVALVDELARRQGISKTAAIHQALTERLHRLGHGEVQKDRMLDDLRAIRLRVARLPELETRSDEDLVGFDKHGIPT; this is encoded by the coding sequence ATGGATGATCTCGTTCTCAACGTCTATCTGGGCAGTTTGGTCGATCGCATCCCCAAGTCATTAGCCGGGCAAATAGTCTGCCTTCGTCTCTTCAGAGACTTGAACGCCCACTCGCCGCACTCGGAAGCGCCCTTCCAGAAGCATTATCGGACGTATTTGACACATTCTCAAATGAACGGTAGAAATTTTCAAAAAGGTAGAATTCCGGAGGCTCTCGTGTCGCTGAATATCAAAAACCCGGCAACGGTCGCGCTGGTCGATGAACTCGCTCGTCGGCAGGGTATCAGCAAAACAGCGGCGATCCACCAGGCGTTGACCGAGCGCCTTCACCGTCTTGGGCATGGCGAGGTCCAGAAGGACCGTATGCTCGATGACTTACGCGCTATCAGATTGAGGGTCGCACGGCTCCCGGAATTGGAAACGCGCAGCGACGAAGACCTCGTCGGGTTCGACAAACACGGGATCCCCACCTGA
- a CDS encoding type II toxin-antitoxin system VapC family toxin: MVLDTSAIVAILRNEPPAERLERALVADPIRLIPATCVLEARMVMVSRRGEHALAELDLWLAKIRAEIIPVDVELVDLATQAWLTYGKGRHPAGLNFADCFSYALAKRADDALLFIGERFKQTDVEAA, from the coding sequence ATGGTCCTGGATACATCGGCCATCGTCGCAATCCTGCGAAACGAGCCGCCCGCGGAACGACTGGAGCGAGCTCTTGTTGCCGATCCCATCCGGCTGATCCCGGCCACATGCGTGCTCGAAGCCCGTATGGTCATGGTCAGCCGGCGCGGCGAGCATGCCCTGGCCGAACTCGACCTGTGGCTCGCCAAGATACGTGCCGAGATCATTCCGGTCGATGTCGAGTTGGTCGATCTGGCAACGCAAGCTTGGCTTACCTACGGCAAGGGCCGCCATCCCGCAGGATTGAATTTCGCGGACTGTTTTTCCTACGCATTGGCGAAGCGTGCGGATGACGCCCTTCTCTTTATCGGAGAACGTTTCAAACAGACGGATGTCGAAGCGGCATGA
- a CDS encoding DUF1349 domain-containing protein — protein sequence MDVNLKQAKWLNEPAVWKAIETGVTLTTDMNTDFWRETHYGFTRDSGHFLGVPVDDDFTVRVRIQGEFRSLYDQAGLMVRIDESRWVKTGVEFTDGERFLSAVVTDGKSDWSVSQPFDQLEDFHIRVTLKGGAIRIQASSDGKRWPLLRLAPFPRAQRYLVGVTACTPERSGLNVQFSDFSISGAITTDLHDLSG from the coding sequence ATGGACGTCAACCTGAAACAGGCCAAGTGGCTGAACGAACCTGCCGTGTGGAAGGCGATCGAAACCGGTGTCACCTTGACGACGGACATGAATACCGATTTTTGGCGCGAGACGCATTACGGCTTCACGCGCGATAGCGGCCATTTCCTGGGCGTCCCCGTCGACGATGATTTTACGGTGCGTGTCCGCATACAGGGGGAGTTCCGGTCCCTTTACGATCAGGCCGGCCTGATGGTCCGCATCGACGAAAGCCGATGGGTGAAGACGGGCGTGGAGTTTACGGACGGTGAGCGTTTTCTCAGCGCCGTTGTCACCGATGGAAAATCGGACTGGTCGGTGTCCCAGCCGTTCGACCAGCTCGAAGACTTCCACATCCGCGTCACCCTGAAGGGTGGCGCTATCCGTATTCAGGCCTCGTCTGACGGCAAACGGTGGCCACTGCTCCGTCTGGCTCCATTTCCGCGGGCGCAGCGTTATCTCGTCGGGGTTACCGCCTGTACGCCGGAGCGCAGCGGCCTGAATGTCCAATTCTCGGATTTCTCCATCAGCGGTGCGATTACAACGGATCTTCATGATCTCTCGGGTTAA